In Rhodococcus rhodochrous, a single genomic region encodes these proteins:
- a CDS encoding phosphatase PAP2 family protein — MLQTVQATAGAVPAATKIARGMSHFGEHALGWIAIGAAGALVDRPRRRKWASVAVGAFGAHAASVVIKRVVRRPRPVDPTVQVNVSTPSRLSFPSSHVTSTTAAAVLLARTTGLPFPAVLVPPMMLSRLVLGVHYPTDVLAGAALGAASAAVVARAETKWGDR; from the coding sequence ATCCTGCAGACCGTCCAGGCCACCGCCGGTGCCGTGCCCGCCGCGACGAAGATCGCCCGCGGCATGTCGCACTTCGGTGAGCACGCTCTCGGCTGGATCGCGATCGGCGCCGCCGGCGCCCTCGTCGACCGTCCCCGTCGCCGGAAGTGGGCGAGCGTGGCGGTCGGTGCGTTCGGTGCCCACGCGGCGTCCGTCGTGATCAAGCGGGTCGTGCGCCGTCCGCGGCCGGTCGATCCGACGGTGCAGGTCAACGTGTCCACGCCGAGCCGGTTGAGCTTCCCGTCGTCGCATGTGACGTCCACGACTGCGGCGGCCGTGCTGCTCGCCCGCACCACCGGGCTACCCTTTCCCGCGGTGCTCGTGCCGCCCATGATGCTGTCCCGCCTGGTGTTGGGCGTGCACTATCCGACGGATGTACTGGCGGGTGCGGCACTCGGTGCAGCGTCCGCGGCCGTCGTGGCGCGGGCAGAGACGAAGTGGGGAGATCGATGA
- a CDS encoding decaprenyl-phosphate phosphoribosyltransferase: MSEEPAPVKEAPKSLGAGIVKAVRPRQWVKNVLVLAAPMAAGSVTQVDVLLPVALAFVVFCMAASGIYLVNDAMDVEADRAHPTKRFRPIAAGVLPVRIAYVLAAVLLVGSIALSFVANWQLAVVMAVYIGIQLAYCFGLKHQAVLDICIVSSGFLIRAIAGGVAAEIPLSQWFLLIMAFGSLFMAAGKRYAELRLATRTGAKIRKSLEYYTETYLRFVWTVAATAVVLCYGLWAFEQDNMAGSNWYAISMIPFVVAILRYAVDVDGGEAGEPEEIALKDRVLQLLAVVWILVVGGAVYLF; the protein is encoded by the coding sequence ATGAGCGAGGAACCGGCGCCCGTCAAGGAGGCGCCCAAGAGCCTGGGCGCCGGGATCGTCAAGGCGGTCCGTCCCCGACAGTGGGTGAAGAACGTCCTGGTGCTTGCGGCCCCGATGGCGGCCGGCTCGGTCACCCAGGTCGACGTGCTGCTGCCCGTCGCGCTCGCCTTCGTCGTCTTCTGCATGGCCGCCTCGGGTATCTACCTCGTCAACGACGCGATGGACGTCGAGGCCGACCGTGCACACCCCACCAAGCGGTTCCGGCCCATCGCGGCCGGCGTGCTCCCGGTGCGAATCGCATACGTCCTCGCGGCGGTGCTGCTCGTCGGCTCGATCGCGCTGTCGTTCGTCGCGAACTGGCAGCTCGCCGTGGTCATGGCGGTGTACATCGGTATCCAGCTCGCGTACTGCTTCGGGCTCAAGCACCAGGCCGTGCTCGACATCTGCATCGTCTCGTCGGGCTTCCTGATCCGTGCCATCGCCGGCGGTGTGGCCGCCGAGATCCCGCTGTCGCAGTGGTTCCTGCTGATCATGGCGTTCGGGTCGCTGTTCATGGCGGCCGGCAAGCGGTACGCCGAGCTGCGCCTCGCGACCCGCACCGGTGCGAAGATCCGCAAGTCGCTCGAGTACTACACCGAGACCTACCTGCGGTTCGTGTGGACGGTCGCGGCGACGGCAGTCGTGCTCTGCTACGGCCTGTGGGCGTTCGAGCAGGACAACATGGCCGGTTCCAACTGGTACGCGATCTCGATGATCCCGTTCGTCGTCGCCATCCTGCGCTATGCGGTCGACGTCGACGGCGGTGAAGCCGGCGAACCCGAGGAGATCGCCCTGAAGGACCGGGTGCTGCAGTTGCTCGCAGTGGTGTGGATCCTGGTGGTCGGCGGTGCTGTCTACCTCTTCTGA
- the zomB gene encoding flagellar motor control protein ZomB has product MRGVHDTEAGPSRTVRPVRRDRLARGVFAAGVVVSAFLMFWGAWERRWIADDGLIVLRTVRNLLAGNGPVFNAGERVEANTSTAWTYIVYAGGWLTGIRLEYVVLTIALLLSTGAIVLAMFGAARLYRWRLRATTGTVLLLPAGVLVYIAVPPARDFATSGLESCLVIFWLGLLWLLMARWATPTPGGDGSLPGTGQILATAFVAGLGPLVRPELALVAVLALAMLFLAPGLDLRIRVAMVAVAGAIPVGYQIWRMGYYGLPYPNTAVAKDAGGAKWSQGLEYLGNLVSPYLLWLPLLFLTILAALVFATSRDAARPGAAAARPDPRDVRATLSWAQNLLRTPTAVVLLFLGSGVLLALYSLRVGGDFMHGRVLLPPLFCLLLPVAVVPLRIPDRTEIGNNRPTQVAGVLAVLWLGTVVWTAAAANTTGMTEGAVVGRSGIVDERAFYALNTGHLHPILAEDYLDYPRMRAMVEAIANTPNGGLLLPTPSYDAWDVVPPPEPIPPGGAGHTVFFLNLGMTSMNTGLDVRVVDQMGLAYPLAAHTERLEDGRIGHDKILFPDWVVADSGMVDVHPWMPGYLDEDWVAMAKTALTCPETRELIDSSSAELTWPLFKRNLRNALDYASYRIERVPEYEIQRCDLPMPPPRG; this is encoded by the coding sequence GTGCGCGGCGTCCACGACACCGAGGCCGGACCGTCCCGTACGGTCCGGCCCGTTCGGCGCGACCGCCTCGCCCGCGGCGTGTTCGCCGCCGGCGTGGTCGTCTCCGCGTTCCTGATGTTCTGGGGAGCGTGGGAGCGACGCTGGATCGCCGACGACGGTCTCATCGTCCTGCGGACCGTGCGCAACCTCCTCGCCGGCAACGGGCCGGTGTTCAACGCGGGGGAGCGCGTGGAGGCCAACACCTCCACGGCGTGGACGTACATCGTCTATGCCGGTGGGTGGCTCACCGGCATCCGCCTCGAATACGTCGTACTCACGATCGCGCTCCTGCTGTCGACGGGCGCGATCGTCCTCGCCATGTTCGGCGCGGCCCGCCTGTACCGGTGGCGGCTGCGCGCGACCACCGGGACGGTACTGCTCCTGCCCGCCGGAGTCCTCGTCTACATCGCAGTGCCTCCGGCCCGCGACTTCGCCACCTCGGGCCTCGAGTCCTGCCTGGTGATCTTCTGGCTGGGTCTGCTGTGGTTGCTCATGGCCCGATGGGCGACCCCCACGCCGGGAGGGGACGGATCGCTCCCGGGCACGGGGCAGATCCTCGCCACGGCGTTCGTCGCCGGACTCGGCCCGCTCGTACGACCCGAACTCGCGCTGGTCGCGGTGCTCGCGCTCGCGATGCTGTTCCTCGCACCCGGCCTCGACCTGCGCATCCGCGTCGCGATGGTCGCGGTCGCCGGGGCGATCCCGGTCGGCTACCAGATCTGGCGCATGGGCTATTACGGACTGCCCTATCCCAACACCGCGGTCGCCAAGGACGCCGGTGGTGCCAAGTGGTCGCAGGGCCTCGAGTATCTCGGCAATCTGGTCTCGCCCTATCTGCTGTGGCTGCCGCTGTTGTTCCTCACAATCCTCGCCGCGCTCGTCTTCGCGACCAGCCGTGACGCGGCCCGCCCCGGTGCCGCGGCCGCGCGTCCCGATCCGCGCGACGTGCGGGCGACACTGTCCTGGGCGCAGAACCTGTTGCGCACCCCGACCGCCGTCGTCCTGCTGTTCCTCGGTTCCGGTGTGCTGCTCGCGCTGTATTCGCTGCGTGTGGGCGGCGACTTCATGCACGGCCGCGTCCTCCTGCCGCCGCTGTTCTGCCTGCTCCTGCCCGTCGCCGTCGTCCCGCTGCGGATCCCGGACCGGACGGAGATCGGCAACAATCGGCCCACGCAGGTCGCGGGTGTGCTGGCCGTGCTGTGGCTGGGCACCGTCGTGTGGACGGCCGCCGCGGCCAACACCACCGGAATGACCGAAGGCGCCGTGGTCGGCCGCTCCGGCATCGTCGACGAGCGCGCCTTCTACGCTCTCAACACCGGGCATCTGCATCCCATCCTGGCCGAGGACTATCTCGACTACCCGCGCATGCGGGCCATGGTCGAGGCCATCGCGAACACCCCGAACGGTGGACTGCTGCTGCCGACTCCCTCCTACGACGCGTGGGACGTCGTGCCGCCGCCCGAGCCCATCCCGCCGGGCGGCGCCGGACATACGGTGTTCTTCCTGAACCTGGGTATGACCAGCATGAACACGGGTCTGGACGTGCGGGTCGTCGACCAGATGGGTCTGGCCTACCCGCTCGCCGCGCACACCGAGCGTCTCGAGGACGGCCGGATCGGCCACGACAAGATCCTGTTCCCCGACTGGGTGGTCGCCGATTCGGGCATGGTCGACGTGCATCCGTGGATGCCGGGCTATCTCGACGAGGACTGGGTCGCGATGGCGAAGACCGCGCTGACCTGTCCCGAGACCCGGGAGTTGATCGATTCCTCGAGTGCGGAACTGACCTGGCCGCTGTTCAAGAGGAACCTGCGCAACGCGCTCGACTACGCCTCGTACCGGATCGAACGGGTGCCGGAATACGAGATCCAGCGTTGTGACCTGCCGATGCCACCGCCGCGGGGGTGA
- a CDS encoding alpha/beta hydrolase, protein MRFVPRLRQGLRRRLLGTAAAALVLPVAAGLVGTTAAVAAPAQGAPVSHRAPAGGFEEVFVESDMGPIKVQIQWAARGGDAALYMLDGLRARDDANAWTFETNALQQFANDNVSLIMPVGGQSSFYTDWYAPSNLNGQDITYKWETFLTEQLPDYLATRGVSRNNNGILGLSMGGSAALTLAAYHRDQFKFASSLSGYLNLSAPGMREAIRVAMLDAGRFNVDSMWGPPWSPSWLRNDPFVFAPKLEGLSLYISAASGLPGEHDNPQGFVGYYNTANGMALEALSLAQTRAFQLKLATLGIPATFDFPARGTHAWKYWEDQLWKARPQILEALNAF, encoded by the coding sequence ATGCGTTTTGTCCCGAGGTTGAGGCAGGGCCTTCGACGGCGACTGCTCGGCACCGCCGCCGCAGCTCTGGTCCTCCCCGTGGCTGCCGGCCTCGTCGGAACCACCGCCGCCGTCGCCGCGCCGGCGCAGGGAGCGCCGGTCTCGCACCGCGCACCTGCAGGGGGCTTCGAAGAGGTCTTCGTCGAGTCCGACATGGGCCCGATCAAGGTTCAGATCCAGTGGGCCGCGCGCGGTGGCGACGCGGCGCTCTACATGCTCGACGGCCTTCGCGCTCGGGACGACGCGAACGCCTGGACGTTCGAGACGAACGCCCTGCAGCAGTTCGCGAACGACAACGTCAGCCTGATCATGCCGGTCGGCGGACAGTCGAGCTTCTACACCGACTGGTACGCGCCGTCCAACCTGAACGGCCAGGACATCACCTACAAGTGGGAGACGTTCCTGACGGAGCAGCTGCCCGACTACCTCGCCACCCGTGGTGTCTCGCGCAACAACAACGGCATCCTCGGCCTGTCGATGGGTGGCTCCGCCGCTCTGACGCTGGCCGCCTACCACCGCGACCAGTTCAAGTTCGCGTCGTCGCTGTCCGGCTACCTGAACCTGTCGGCTCCCGGCATGCGTGAGGCCATCCGCGTGGCGATGCTCGACGCCGGCCGCTTCAACGTCGATTCGATGTGGGGCCCGCCGTGGAGCCCGTCCTGGCTGCGCAACGACCCGTTCGTCTTCGCTCCGAAGCTCGAGGGTCTGTCGCTCTACATCTCGGCCGCCAGCGGTCTGCCCGGTGAGCACGACAACCCGCAGGGCTTCGTCGGCTACTACAACACGGCCAACGGCATGGCGCTCGAGGCGCTGTCCCTCGCCCAGACCCGCGCGTTCCAGCTCAAGCTGGCCACGCTCGGCATCCCGGCCACCTTCGACTTCCCGGCGCGCGGCACGCACGCATGGAAGTACTGGGAGGATCAGCTGTGGAAGGCGCGCCCGCAGATCCTCGAGGCGCTGAACGCGTTCTGA
- a CDS encoding alpha/beta hydrolase-fold protein: MQMRTELEHGERRTGPSRRAARVAGARSRRSRALALIAAALVAPVAAGLTTVSVATADPLIAQSGPTSTAGVTVRSVDWLTDRRVALWIDSPSMGTPIQVQLLLARDWNSKPDAKFPSVFMLDGMRARDDENGWTLETDAEAFFADKNVNVVLPVGGQSSFYSDWIDQNNGQNYKWETFLTKELPPLLERDWRTTDKRGVVGLSMGGTAAMFLPARNPGFAQFAASLSGILTTTTLGMPEAIHYAMQDAGGFDSEAMWGAPGSDGWESHDPYLLADKLKGVSLYVSSGSGTTGPYDDPSGIPGVSTNYAGMGLEILSRLTSQAFATKLKKQGIPAQIVYRPSGTHTWKYWEFELHQLWPQLANTLGVGVDKPECQATGAFGDVANANGWLGDCLTGEYDVAGGKVQDFRFGRVFSSEGTTVPVAGAIGGAYQGVGGPAGQLGYPTTEERVAPDGRGRFNHFRNGAIYWTPEHGAHAVRGKIFEEWKNQGWEGGPLGYPILDEAATPDGRGAVQGFEIGAMYWSEDTGADGVQGMILDKYSQLGYETGILGYPTSSEKPAGRDGRFNEFQHGNIYWSPLTGAWPVRGKILEAWLAEKGAEGRLGLPISDEFPAVDGKGVQQNFQNGFITLDGDEVKLQP, translated from the coding sequence ATGCAGATGCGAACTGAGCTCGAGCACGGGGAGCGACGGACTGGGCCGAGTAGGAGAGCGGCTCGCGTTGCGGGTGCGCGGAGCCGCAGATCCCGTGCGCTCGCGCTGATCGCCGCCGCCCTCGTCGCGCCCGTCGCCGCAGGTCTGACCACCGTCTCGGTGGCCACCGCCGATCCGCTCATCGCCCAGTCCGGCCCGACGAGTACCGCCGGTGTCACCGTCCGATCCGTCGATTGGCTCACCGATCGTCGTGTCGCCCTGTGGATCGACTCGCCGTCGATGGGGACGCCGATCCAGGTGCAGCTGCTGCTCGCGCGCGACTGGAACAGCAAGCCCGATGCGAAGTTCCCGTCGGTGTTCATGCTCGACGGCATGCGCGCCCGCGACGACGAGAACGGGTGGACGCTCGAGACCGACGCGGAAGCGTTCTTCGCCGACAAGAACGTCAACGTCGTGCTGCCGGTGGGCGGCCAGTCGAGCTTCTACTCCGACTGGATCGACCAGAACAACGGACAGAACTACAAGTGGGAGACCTTCTTGACGAAGGAACTTCCCCCGCTCCTCGAACGCGACTGGCGCACCACCGACAAGCGTGGCGTCGTCGGCCTCTCGATGGGCGGTACCGCCGCGATGTTCCTGCCCGCCCGCAACCCGGGCTTCGCGCAGTTCGCGGCATCGCTGTCCGGCATCCTCACCACGACCACCCTCGGCATGCCCGAGGCCATCCACTACGCCATGCAGGACGCCGGAGGTTTCGACTCCGAGGCGATGTGGGGTGCGCCCGGCTCCGACGGCTGGGAGTCGCACGATCCCTACCTGCTCGCCGACAAGCTCAAGGGCGTGAGCCTGTACGTCTCGAGCGGCAGCGGCACCACCGGCCCGTACGACGACCCGTCGGGCATCCCCGGTGTCAGCACCAACTACGCCGGCATGGGCCTCGAGATCCTCTCGCGCCTCACCTCGCAGGCGTTCGCGACGAAGCTCAAGAAGCAGGGCATCCCGGCCCAGATCGTGTACCGGCCGTCGGGCACCCACACGTGGAAGTACTGGGAGTTCGAACTGCACCAGCTGTGGCCGCAGCTCGCCAACACCCTCGGGGTCGGGGTCGACAAGCCCGAGTGCCAGGCCACCGGTGCCTTCGGCGACGTGGCGAACGCGAACGGCTGGCTCGGCGACTGCCTCACCGGTGAATACGACGTCGCCGGTGGCAAGGTGCAGGACTTCCGCTTCGGCCGCGTCTTCTCGTCCGAGGGCACGACGGTGCCGGTCGCGGGTGCGATCGGCGGCGCCTACCAGGGCGTCGGCGGTCCGGCCGGGCAGCTCGGCTACCCGACCACCGAGGAACGCGTCGCTCCCGACGGACGCGGACGGTTCAACCACTTCCGGAACGGCGCGATCTACTGGACGCCCGAGCACGGCGCCCACGCGGTCCGCGGCAAGATCTTCGAGGAATGGAAGAACCAGGGCTGGGAGGGCGGCCCCCTCGGCTACCCGATCCTCGACGAGGCGGCGACCCCCGACGGTCGCGGCGCGGTCCAGGGCTTCGAGATCGGTGCCATGTACTGGAGCGAGGACACCGGCGCCGACGGCGTGCAGGGCATGATCCTCGACAAGTACTCCCAGCTCGGCTACGAGACCGGCATCCTGGGCTACCCGACGAGCAGCGAGAAGCCCGCAGGGCGCGACGGTCGCTTCAACGAGTTCCAGCACGGCAACATCTACTGGAGCCCGCTCACCGGCGCCTGGCCGGTCCGCGGCAAGATCCTCGAGGCGTGGCTCGCCGAGAAGGGTGCCGAAGGACGTCTGGGTCTGCCGATCAGCGACGAGTTCCCGGCCGTGGACGGCAAGGGCGTGCAGCAGAACTTCCAGAACGGATTCATCACCCTCGACGGCGACGAGGTGAAGCTGCAGCCGTAA
- a CDS encoding DUF732 domain-containing protein — protein sequence MPSRTRSRSTRVLGALAAALTATAVLSACGSDDSTATNTPTTSATTETSTSTSTSAAETSTGAAGTETTDEAETSDASPAPSSPGAGEDTGAGAGTPAPSPGAQAFLDGLRAEGVEPNDETGAVNIADYICSAQAQGGSPEEIKVFVTALVGSDAAAGGVELSEEQASSTADTYIAVAGETYCN from the coding sequence ATGCCTTCACGGACCCGCTCGCGCTCGACCCGAGTCCTCGGCGCCCTCGCCGCGGCACTGACCGCCACGGCAGTTCTCTCCGCGTGCGGAAGCGACGACTCCACCGCGACGAACACGCCGACGACGTCTGCCACCACGGAGACCTCGACGTCGACATCGACCTCCGCGGCCGAGACGTCCACCGGCGCCGCGGGGACGGAGACCACGGACGAGGCCGAGACGAGCGACGCGTCCCCGGCTCCGTCGTCGCCCGGCGCCGGAGAGGACACGGGAGCCGGTGCGGGCACACCCGCTCCCTCGCCGGGCGCACAGGCCTTCCTCGACGGCCTCCGTGCCGAAGGTGTCGAGCCCAACGATGAGACCGGCGCGGTGAACATCGCCGACTACATCTGCAGCGCCCAGGCGCAGGGTGGGTCTCCGGAGGAGATCAAGGTGTTCGTGACCGCGCTCGTGGGTAGTGATGCTGCAGCCGGTGGTGTCGAGTTGTCGGAGGAGCAGGCCTCCTCGACGGCCGACACGTACATCGCCGTCGCCGGCGAGACGTACTGCAACTAG
- a CDS encoding cutinase family protein translates to MVRTKQRRGRRIVVVGALLVLAIVLVLWYMLAGRLDIPSPVPTPPGPEEPQSQPASCPDVQVVAVPGTWESAVGDDPYAPAANPYSLMLNVTRPLQERFDAQRADVYTVPYVAQFSNPIAIPPDGQQSYNNSRSEGFAATTDILARRSAECPLTTYVLTGFSQGAVIVGDVAAQIGAGNGPVPADRVLGVALIADGRRDGASGTDIGAPVAGVGAELSLDGLRLPGITMTGARPGGFGELDDRTIQICAPSDSICDAPPNALNPANWMSAAPRLLEYVNNPIHAMYNTYVVDENGTTATQWIANWAAEKIDAAPEPAEE, encoded by the coding sequence ATGGTCAGGACGAAGCAGCGTCGCGGACGCAGGATCGTGGTCGTGGGGGCGCTGCTCGTCCTGGCGATCGTGCTGGTGCTCTGGTACATGCTCGCGGGGCGGCTGGACATCCCGTCGCCCGTTCCCACCCCGCCCGGGCCGGAGGAGCCGCAGTCGCAGCCGGCCTCGTGCCCCGACGTGCAGGTCGTCGCGGTGCCGGGCACATGGGAGTCCGCGGTGGGCGACGATCCGTACGCTCCGGCCGCGAACCCGTACTCGCTCATGCTCAACGTGACGAGGCCGCTGCAGGAGCGTTTCGACGCCCAGCGCGCCGACGTCTACACGGTGCCGTACGTCGCGCAGTTCTCGAACCCCATCGCGATCCCGCCGGACGGCCAGCAGTCCTACAACAACAGTCGTAGTGAGGGATTCGCGGCAACCACCGACATCCTCGCGCGACGCTCGGCCGAGTGCCCGCTGACCACCTATGTGCTCACCGGCTTCTCGCAGGGTGCCGTGATCGTGGGAGACGTCGCCGCGCAGATCGGTGCCGGCAACGGTCCGGTGCCCGCCGACCGGGTGCTCGGTGTCGCGCTCATCGCCGACGGTCGCCGCGACGGGGCCTCGGGCACCGACATCGGTGCGCCCGTCGCCGGAGTGGGCGCCGAACTGTCGCTCGACGGCCTGAGACTGCCGGGTATCACGATGACCGGTGCGCGTCCCGGTGGCTTCGGGGAGCTCGACGACCGCACCATCCAGATCTGCGCGCCCAGCGACAGCATCTGCGACGCACCGCCGAACGCGCTGAATCCCGCCAATTGGATGTCGGCCGCTCCGCGCCTGCTCGAGTACGTCAACAACCCGATCCACGCGATGTACAACACCTATGTCGTGGACGAGAACGGCACGACCGCGACGCAGTGGATCGCGAACTGGGCGGCGGAGAAGATCGACGCCGCACCGGAACCCGCAGAAGAATGA